From Cecembia calidifontis, one genomic window encodes:
- a CDS encoding single-stranded DNA-binding protein: MAGINKVILVGNLGADPEVKHLEGDKVVANLRLATTEAYKDKNGNRVENTEWHDLELWDGQARIAEQYLKKGMQIYVEGKIKSDTWQDDQGNNRKRVKIRVNNFTMLGGRPEGGSTPSQGNSAYNSNTPKPTQVPVMDSPGEEDDLPF, translated from the coding sequence ATGGCCGGAATAAACAAGGTAATCTTAGTGGGTAATTTGGGTGCAGACCCTGAGGTAAAGCATTTGGAAGGCGATAAAGTGGTCGCTAATTTGAGATTGGCTACTACCGAGGCTTACAAAGACAAGAATGGCAATAGGGTAGAAAATACCGAATGGCACGACTTGGAGCTATGGGATGGGCAGGCGAGAATTGCCGAACAATACCTCAAAAAAGGCATGCAAATTTATGTAGAAGGAAAGATCAAGTCGGATACCTGGCAAGACGATCAAGGAAACAATAGGAAAAGGGTAAAAATCAGGGTAAATAATTTTACCATGTTGGGCGGAAGACCTGAGGGCGGCAGTACTCCTTCGCAAGGGAATTCAGCTTACAATAGCAATACCCCAAAACCAACACAAGTCCCTGTGATGGACAGTCCCGGAGAGGAGGATGATTTACCCTTCTGA
- the mutY gene encoding A/G-specific adenine glycosylase, which yields MSPEVFSNIILEWYSLHKRDLPWRNTQNPYIIWLSEIILQQTRVAQGMPYFEKYVENYPSIQDLALAPEDEVMRLWQGLGYYSRARNLHACAKDIHYKYGGKFPGNFEELIKLKGVGNYTAAAIASFAFGEAVAVVDGNVFRVLSRVFGIAEDIASGRGKRKFEEFANKIIPRQNPGEYNQAIMEFGALQCVPKNPDCSSCPLKQSCYALNRGMVDLLPVKSKKLKVKERYFQYAHILCGHMTVVRQRGEGDIWQGLFDFPLQEFKQSNEFERENHHFFEALNYIETIDVVKDEHVYKHILTHQRIFANFVKFEVKESARPQLEIWASNRGYQLVDAEKLEALAKPRLILKYLNEEK from the coding sequence TTGAGTCCTGAAGTATTTTCCAATATAATATTAGAGTGGTACAGCCTCCACAAAAGGGATTTGCCTTGGAGGAACACCCAAAATCCATATATCATTTGGCTTTCAGAAATCATTCTGCAGCAGACTAGGGTAGCTCAGGGAATGCCTTATTTTGAAAAATATGTAGAAAATTATCCAAGCATACAGGATTTGGCCTTGGCGCCGGAAGATGAGGTCATGCGTTTATGGCAAGGCTTGGGTTATTACAGCAGGGCAAGAAACCTTCATGCCTGTGCAAAAGATATACATTATAAATATGGAGGAAAATTTCCGGGAAATTTCGAGGAGCTGATCAAGTTGAAAGGGGTGGGCAATTATACAGCTGCCGCCATCGCTTCCTTTGCATTTGGGGAAGCAGTAGCTGTTGTTGACGGCAATGTTTTCAGGGTACTCAGTAGGGTTTTTGGAATCGCAGAGGATATTGCCAGCGGAAGAGGCAAGAGAAAATTTGAGGAATTTGCCAACAAAATTATCCCAAGACAAAATCCCGGTGAGTACAATCAGGCCATCATGGAATTTGGAGCCCTGCAATGTGTTCCCAAAAATCCTGATTGTAGCTCCTGCCCCTTAAAGCAATCCTGTTATGCCTTGAATAGAGGTATGGTGGATTTGTTACCGGTTAAAAGCAAGAAACTGAAAGTAAAAGAGCGTTACTTTCAATATGCCCATATCTTATGTGGACATATGACGGTGGTGAGGCAGCGGGGAGAAGGGGATATTTGGCAGGGACTTTTTGATTTTCCCCTGCAGGAGTTCAAACAGAGCAATGAATTTGAAAGGGAGAATCATCATTTTTTTGAAGCCTTGAATTATATTGAGACAATTGATGTCGTGAAAGATGAGCATGTCTACAAACATATACTGACACATCAGAGAATTTTTGCCAACTTTGTAAAGTTCGAAGTAAAGGAATCGGCCAGGCCTCAATTGGAGATTTGGGCATCAAACAGGGGATATCAATTGGTGGATGCGGAGAAATTAGAAGCATTGGCCAAACCCCGGTTGATTTTGAAATATTTGAACGAAGAAAAATAA
- the gldE gene encoding gliding motility-associated protein GldE, which produces MDDPYPSLMMLAEINQVSAGYILVNLLIFVFLLLASGLVSGSEVAFFSLNAEDLSQMDDRGDKRAAKAIQLVESPKNLLSTVLILNNLINIAIVTLTTFFTWSIFGSDATGILIILVQTIGVTFAIVFFGEIVPKVYATKAKVEFSLLMAPLIYFFSALLKPLSFFLMSISNVIEKRIEKKGYSLSVDELHQALEITTEDTTEEEKDILKGIVNFGTLTVRQVMQSRMDITAVEYETDFHELMDKINKSGYSRIPVYKETIDHIEGILYIKDLLPFIDQDENFEWQNLIRKGFFVPEYKKIDTLLKDFQKRRVHMAIVVDEYGGTSGLVTLEDLIEEIIGEINDEFDDADDYFFKEIDSRTFVFEGKVSLNDFCKRLDVDPQIFDEVKGESESLGGLLLEINSNLPKNGSKIRYQDFEFTILAVDTRRIKKVKVHILSDKDETPGHNED; this is translated from the coding sequence ATGGACGATCCATACCCGAGTCTTATGATGCTGGCTGAAATCAATCAGGTTTCGGCTGGCTATATATTGGTAAATTTATTGATTTTTGTTTTCCTGTTACTTGCCTCCGGATTAGTCTCAGGTTCTGAAGTTGCCTTTTTTTCTTTAAACGCTGAAGACCTCTCTCAAATGGATGACCGAGGTGACAAGCGGGCAGCAAAAGCGATTCAATTGGTAGAATCTCCCAAGAATCTTTTGAGTACTGTTCTGATACTCAATAACCTCATCAATATAGCCATAGTCACTTTGACCACCTTTTTTACCTGGAGCATTTTTGGATCTGATGCTACCGGAATTTTGATCATTCTTGTTCAGACCATAGGCGTGACCTTTGCCATCGTCTTTTTTGGCGAAATTGTTCCCAAGGTGTATGCAACAAAGGCAAAAGTGGAGTTTTCCCTTTTGATGGCTCCTTTGATTTATTTCTTTTCTGCACTTTTAAAACCGCTTTCCTTTTTTTTGATGTCAATAAGCAATGTCATTGAAAAGCGGATTGAAAAAAAAGGTTATTCCCTTTCTGTGGACGAACTTCATCAGGCTTTGGAAATTACCACGGAAGATACCACAGAAGAAGAAAAGGATATTTTAAAGGGGATCGTGAATTTTGGAACGCTCACAGTCAGGCAGGTGATGCAGTCCAGGATGGACATTACTGCTGTGGAGTACGAAACGGACTTTCACGAGTTGATGGACAAAATCAATAAAAGTGGATATTCGAGAATTCCTGTTTACAAAGAGACCATTGACCACATTGAAGGGATTTTATATATCAAAGACCTCCTGCCATTTATCGATCAGGATGAGAACTTTGAATGGCAGAACCTGATCAGAAAAGGGTTTTTCGTACCGGAATATAAAAAGATAGATACTTTGCTAAAGGATTTTCAGAAAAGGCGTGTGCACATGGCCATTGTGGTGGATGAGTACGGAGGGACTTCGGGTCTGGTAACCCTTGAAGACCTCATTGAAGAAATCATAGGGGAGATCAATGATGAATTTGACGATGCAGATGATTACTTTTTCAAAGAAATAGATTCCCGGACTTTTGTTTTTGAAGGCAAAGTTTCTCTGAATGATTTTTGTAAGAGGCTGGATGTTGATCCACAGATTTTTGATGAAGTAAAGGGAGAAAGTGAATCTTTGGGAGGATTACTTTTGGAAATCAACTCAAATTTACCCAAGAACGGATCGAAAATTAGGTATCAGGACTTTGAATTTACCATTCTGGCGGTTGATACCCGACGGATCAAAAAAGTTAAGGTCCATATCCTTTCTGATAAAGATGAAACCCCTGGTCACAACGAGGATTAG
- a CDS encoding tetratricopeptide repeat protein, translated as MKKSQIIILVLAVAVIAVLYSLPRVVVDNEEGTSGMTEEPGTKAPAVEEMHDAPISAEAREALSSITSKLKNEVDREKFVALADSLAALYTQAGRFDSAAYFMEQAALKVETIERWEKAGIAYYEAFTFAMSDQKVAYLADKTRSYLNKVLEKDPKRLDLKTKVAMTYVSSSNPMQGIIMLREILEKDPTNEDALFNMGVLSMQSGQYKRAAERFEELVRYYPENLQGQFYLGVSYFESKQNNKAKKQFQQVQSMTSDPMVLASVESYLERL; from the coding sequence ATGAAAAAATCCCAGATCATCATTCTTGTACTTGCTGTGGCCGTCATCGCGGTCCTTTATTCCCTCCCAAGGGTGGTAGTGGACAATGAAGAAGGCACTTCAGGAATGACGGAAGAACCCGGCACAAAAGCTCCGGCGGTAGAAGAAATGCATGATGCTCCTATTTCAGCTGAAGCAAGGGAGGCGCTATCCTCTATTACATCAAAGTTGAAAAATGAGGTAGATAGGGAAAAATTCGTAGCTTTGGCAGATAGCTTGGCGGCACTTTATACACAGGCGGGAAGATTTGACTCTGCTGCCTATTTTATGGAGCAGGCCGCTCTAAAGGTTGAAACCATTGAAAGATGGGAAAAAGCAGGTATTGCCTATTATGAGGCTTTTACCTTTGCCATGAGCGATCAAAAAGTAGCCTATCTGGCCGACAAAACCAGAAGCTACCTGAACAAAGTTTTGGAGAAAGATCCAAAACGTTTGGATTTGAAAACCAAAGTGGCCATGACCTATGTGTCTTCGTCCAATCCCATGCAGGGAATTATCATGCTTAGGGAAATTCTGGAAAAGGATCCTACCAATGAAGACGCATTGTTCAACATGGGCGTATTGTCCATGCAGTCCGGTCAGTATAAAAGAGCGGCGGAACGGTTCGAAGAGTTGGTTCGCTACTACCCGGAAAACCTTCAGGGGCAATTCTATTTGGGGGTAAGTTACTTCGAATCCAAACAAAACAACAAAGCAAAAAAGCAATTTCAGCAAGTTCAAAGCATGACTTCAGACCCTATGGTCTTGGCCAGTGTGGAGAGCTACCTGGAAAGGCTGTAA
- the gltB gene encoding glutamate synthase large subunit produces the protein MNQGLYRDAFEHDSCGIGAVVNVKGVKSHETISDALNMLSNMEHRGGRGADPKTGDGAGILIQIPHLFLKEVTHRAGFELPEEGSYGVGMTFFPRNKQLYKKSKAQLNDIIEKLGFRLLGYRNVPVDETVPGSGALEVMPNIEMVFVSHMDGLTGIDLERKLYVLRNYASKTINSTIPGVNSAFYFASFSAFTLIYKGQLRTDQVLPFYKDLQNNRITSGLAIVHSRFSTNTFPNWRLAQPFRYLAHNGEINTIRGNLNKMKSKQTLMRSIHFTDQELAMVMPVTNKHNSDSANLDALVELLTLSGRTLPHVMMMLVPEAWQDNHMMDKDRKAFYKFHAALMEPWDGPAALIFTDGKSIGATLDRNGLRPLRYFITNDDRLILSSEAGALPIREATILEKGRISPGRMLLADLEKGKISFDDEIKSEVCDNKPYDKWVREERLKLRLMPDPEKLEYPYSTEEIKKRQTIFGYTSEEIKVILAPMGESGYEAVGSMGADTPLAVLSKQSQHISNYFKQLFAQVSNPPIDPIRERLVMSLFTRIGESHNILAESPRHTRQIHISQPVLLNEDLEKIKHLEDQGYRTVTLFAHFEANHKSGSLLEALNQLCRDAEGAIYAGKNIIIISDRNSDESKAPIPSLLAIGAVHHHLVKKKIRTRAGLVVEAGDIREVHHFATVIGYGASAINPYLALESLLHLNEEGAFGKEINQKQLFQNYQNAIGKGLLKVLSKMGISTLQSYQGAQIFEAIGLGPEVIDRCFKGTISRISGISFDELAEEVLIRHRAAYHTDSPILETGGVYQWKRRGEKHLFNPETIHLLQKSTRLNDYQLYKKFAQKINDQSRDALTLRGLFEFKKRISIPLEEVEPVESILKRFATGAMSFGSISHEAHTTLAIAMNRIGAKSNSGEGGEDEIRFERKPNGDWERSAIKQVASGRFGVTSNYLTNAEELQIKMAQGAKPGEGGQLPGHKVDDWIGRVRHSTPGVGLISPPPHHDIYSIEDLAQLIFDLKNANRKARINVKLVSQAGVGTVAAGVAKAMSDVILISGADGGTGASPLSSIRHAGLPWELGLSEAHQTLVKNNLRSRVVLQTDGQLRTGRDIAIATLLGAEEWGISTGALVVEGCIMMRKCHLNTCPVGIATQNPELRKLFTGDPDHVVNYFMFLAQDLREIMASLGFATIDEMVGQSDVLKASGHLDHWKWDKVDLSPIFHKVEVPDHVGIYKQIDQEFDLKNVLDRKLIHAAIPALEQANPVKGEFKINNTDRSVGAMLSNEISKIYGSPGLPEDTIHFKFSGSAGQTFGGFLTKGVTFELEGESNDYFGKGLSGGKLIIYPSRNAQFVAHENIIIGNVAFYGATSGSAYINGKGGERFCVRNSGLKAVVEGIGDHGCEYMTGGLVINLGEIGRNFAAGMSGGIAYILKDYIHLINQEMVDLDPLNEDDFVSIKEELVNHVALTNSALASAYLENWDEYRNRFIKVIPRDYKEVLRKRAVEQSKTLIS, from the coding sequence ATGAATCAAGGACTTTATCGTGATGCTTTTGAACACGATTCTTGTGGGATTGGAGCGGTAGTAAATGTCAAAGGGGTAAAGAGTCATGAGACCATCAGCGATGCTTTGAACATGCTCAGCAACATGGAGCATAGGGGTGGACGTGGCGCTGATCCCAAGACTGGGGACGGGGCAGGTATACTCATTCAAATTCCCCATTTATTCCTTAAAGAAGTCACCCACCGGGCAGGATTTGAATTGCCTGAGGAGGGAAGCTATGGAGTAGGCATGACCTTCTTCCCAAGAAACAAACAACTCTATAAGAAATCTAAAGCCCAGCTTAATGATATCATTGAAAAGCTTGGCTTCAGGCTATTGGGCTATAGGAATGTGCCAGTGGATGAGACAGTTCCCGGTTCAGGTGCGCTGGAAGTAATGCCCAATATTGAAATGGTTTTTGTCAGCCATATGGATGGACTTACCGGTATCGATCTGGAAAGGAAGCTTTATGTTTTGCGCAATTACGCATCAAAAACCATCAACAGTACCATACCCGGTGTCAATTCGGCGTTTTATTTTGCCAGTTTCTCTGCATTTACACTTATATATAAAGGACAGTTAAGGACTGATCAGGTACTTCCTTTTTACAAAGATCTCCAAAACAACAGGATTACCTCTGGACTAGCCATTGTGCATTCCAGGTTTTCGACCAACACATTCCCAAACTGGAGGCTTGCACAGCCATTCCGATATTTGGCACACAATGGTGAAATCAATACCATCAGAGGCAACCTGAACAAGATGAAATCCAAGCAGACCCTGATGCGGTCTATACACTTTACCGATCAGGAGCTGGCTATGGTTATGCCCGTAACCAATAAGCACAATTCAGACTCTGCTAATTTGGATGCCTTGGTGGAGCTTTTGACATTGAGCGGAAGGACTTTGCCTCATGTCATGATGATGTTGGTACCTGAAGCATGGCAGGATAACCACATGATGGACAAAGACCGCAAAGCCTTTTATAAATTCCATGCGGCTCTGATGGAACCATGGGATGGACCTGCAGCACTGATATTTACTGATGGCAAATCTATTGGTGCCACTTTGGACAGGAATGGCCTTCGTCCTTTGCGTTACTTTATCACCAATGATGACCGTCTAATTCTTTCTTCAGAAGCTGGAGCTTTGCCCATCCGGGAAGCTACCATATTGGAAAAAGGTCGGATAAGTCCTGGAAGGATGTTATTGGCGGATCTTGAAAAAGGTAAGATTTCCTTTGATGATGAGATTAAATCGGAAGTTTGTGACAATAAACCTTATGATAAGTGGGTAAGGGAAGAAAGGTTGAAGCTGCGGTTGATGCCTGATCCTGAAAAACTGGAATACCCTTATTCTACCGAAGAGATCAAAAAAAGGCAGACCATTTTTGGATACACCTCAGAGGAAATCAAGGTGATCCTGGCGCCTATGGGTGAAAGTGGCTATGAAGCGGTAGGCTCCATGGGAGCAGACACTCCTTTGGCTGTTCTTTCCAAGCAAAGCCAACATATCTCCAATTATTTTAAGCAGCTGTTCGCTCAGGTAAGTAATCCGCCGATTGACCCCATCAGGGAGAGATTGGTGATGTCCTTGTTTACCAGAATAGGAGAAAGCCATAATATTTTGGCGGAGAGCCCCAGACATACCCGACAGATCCATATTTCACAGCCTGTGCTGCTGAATGAGGATTTGGAAAAAATCAAGCACTTGGAGGATCAAGGATACCGGACCGTTACCTTATTTGCACATTTTGAGGCTAACCACAAATCCGGTAGTTTATTGGAGGCTTTAAACCAATTATGCAGGGATGCAGAGGGGGCAATTTATGCCGGAAAGAATATCATTATCATATCTGACCGTAACAGCGATGAAAGCAAGGCGCCGATTCCTTCACTTTTGGCCATAGGAGCAGTTCATCACCATTTGGTCAAGAAGAAAATCCGTACCAGGGCAGGTCTGGTAGTTGAAGCTGGAGATATCCGGGAGGTTCACCATTTTGCCACAGTAATCGGCTACGGGGCTTCTGCGATCAATCCATACCTCGCATTGGAGTCCTTATTGCATCTGAATGAAGAAGGGGCTTTTGGAAAAGAAATCAACCAAAAACAGCTTTTCCAGAATTACCAAAACGCCATCGGCAAGGGATTGCTCAAAGTGCTTTCCAAAATGGGCATCAGTACCCTACAGTCTTACCAGGGGGCACAGATTTTTGAAGCCATAGGATTGGGCCCTGAGGTGATTGACCGATGTTTTAAAGGCACCATCAGTAGGATTTCAGGGATTTCATTTGATGAACTGGCAGAGGAGGTTTTGATCCGTCATAGGGCCGCTTATCATACCGATAGTCCTATCCTGGAGACAGGAGGGGTTTACCAATGGAAGAGAAGGGGGGAAAAACACCTTTTTAACCCTGAAACCATCCACCTGCTCCAGAAATCAACCAGGCTCAACGACTATCAATTATATAAGAAGTTTGCGCAAAAGATCAATGATCAGAGCAGGGATGCCCTTACGCTTCGAGGTCTGTTTGAATTCAAGAAGAGGATATCCATACCCCTCGAAGAAGTGGAACCGGTAGAGTCTATTCTCAAGCGTTTTGCAACAGGTGCGATGTCCTTTGGATCCATCTCCCATGAAGCCCATACTACCTTGGCGATAGCCATGAACAGGATCGGTGCAAAAAGCAACAGTGGAGAAGGGGGCGAGGATGAAATACGGTTTGAGAGAAAGCCTAATGGAGATTGGGAAAGATCCGCTATCAAACAGGTAGCTTCCGGTCGTTTTGGGGTAACCAGTAATTACCTTACCAATGCCGAAGAACTCCAGATAAAAATGGCCCAAGGGGCCAAGCCAGGAGAAGGAGGCCAGCTTCCCGGTCACAAAGTGGACGATTGGATAGGAAGAGTAAGGCATTCCACCCCTGGGGTGGGTTTGATCTCCCCTCCCCCACATCACGATATTTATTCTATCGAAGACCTTGCCCAATTGATATTTGACCTTAAAAATGCCAACAGGAAAGCAAGGATCAATGTCAAGCTGGTATCCCAGGCGGGAGTAGGCACTGTGGCTGCAGGGGTGGCCAAAGCCATGTCCGATGTTATCCTCATTTCCGGGGCAGACGGAGGGACGGGGGCTTCTCCGTTGAGTTCGATCCGACATGCGGGTCTGCCATGGGAACTGGGGCTTTCAGAAGCCCATCAGACTTTGGTCAAAAATAATTTGAGGAGTAGGGTAGTACTACAGACCGATGGACAGCTGAGAACCGGAAGGGACATTGCAATAGCTACCCTTTTGGGAGCAGAAGAATGGGGAATTTCAACAGGGGCCCTCGTGGTGGAAGGTTGTATCATGATGAGAAAATGCCACCTGAACACCTGTCCAGTAGGTATTGCCACCCAAAATCCCGAATTGAGAAAGTTGTTTACCGGAGATCCAGACCATGTTGTCAACTATTTCATGTTCCTGGCACAGGACCTTAGGGAAATCATGGCTTCCTTGGGATTTGCGACCATTGACGAAATGGTTGGACAGAGTGATGTACTCAAGGCTTCAGGTCATTTGGACCATTGGAAATGGGATAAGGTAGATCTTTCCCCCATATTCCACAAAGTGGAAGTTCCTGACCATGTTGGTATTTACAAACAAATTGATCAGGAGTTTGACCTAAAAAATGTACTGGACCGCAAATTGATTCATGCGGCCATTCCTGCTTTGGAACAGGCCAATCCGGTAAAAGGAGAATTCAAAATTAATAATACTGATAGGTCTGTAGGGGCAATGCTCTCCAATGAAATTTCCAAGATCTATGGAAGCCCTGGTCTTCCTGAAGATACTATCCATTTCAAATTCTCTGGTTCCGCAGGTCAGACTTTTGGAGGATTCCTGACCAAGGGAGTGACCTTTGAGTTGGAGGGAGAATCCAATGACTATTTCGGAAAGGGACTGTCAGGCGGTAAGTTGATCATTTACCCTAGCCGCAATGCCCAATTTGTGGCCCACGAAAACATCATCATTGGTAATGTGGCCTTCTACGGGGCTACTTCCGGGTCTGCCTATATCAATGGCAAAGGAGGAGAGCGTTTCTGTGTTAGGAACTCCGGATTAAAGGCCGTAGTAGAGGGTATAGGTGACCATGGCTGCGAATACATGACCGGTGGTCTTGTGATCAACCTGGGCGAGATTGGAAGAAATTTTGCGGCAGGTATGAGTGGGGGTATCGCTTACATCCTTAAGGATTATATCCATTTGATCAATCAGGAAATGGTGGATCTTGATCCTCTGAATGAAGATGATTTTGTCAGCATTAAGGAAGAACTCGTAAATCATGTTGCCTTAACCAACAGTGCCTTGGCATCAGCATATTTGGAGAACTGGGATGAGTACCGCAACAGATTCATCAAGGTGATTCCTAGAGATTACAAAGAAGTATTGAGAAAAAGAGCCGTAGAACAGTCTAAAACATTGATATCATAA
- a CDS encoding Rne/Rng family ribonuclease, whose protein sequence is MSTELVIDSAQTGSRIALLRDKNLVELHSEGGENQFKVGDIYLGTVKKIVNGLNAAFIDVGYEKDAFLHYQDLGPQINSLNKFIKLIRNNNYQGFNLKGFEKEDDIEKLGKISNVLAKNSQVLVQVVKEPISTKGPRLSCELSLAGRYLVLVPFADSVSVSKKIRSAEERKRLVRLITSIKPANFGVIIRTVAEGQSVTELDKDLRNLMTSWEDGMKKLNKAKGRDKIIGEMSMASSIIRDLLNESFDAITVEDELIYDQIRSYIRSIAPEKEKIVKLYNGKAKLFESFGIEKQIKSLFGQTISLPQGGYLIIEHTEALHVIDVNSGNKSNQESDQENTALKTNLVAVKEIARQLRLRDMGGIIVIDFIDMKKAENKKVIYDAMRDAMKDDRSKHTVLPLTKFGLMQITRQRVRPEVNIVTKETCPSCGGTGKIQASILVADQLEKDLDHIATIQNVSKIHIGLHPYLYAYFTHGIISKRVRWFFKYFKWVRLIKDSSLPVTEYKFLDETGEEIELQVKSETE, encoded by the coding sequence TTGAGCACAGAATTGGTTATTGATTCTGCTCAAACGGGTAGCCGGATTGCCTTATTAAGAGACAAAAACCTGGTAGAACTCCATTCTGAAGGCGGAGAAAACCAGTTCAAAGTCGGGGATATTTATCTGGGTACGGTCAAGAAGATAGTCAACGGCCTCAATGCGGCCTTTATCGATGTAGGCTATGAGAAAGATGCCTTCCTGCATTATCAGGACCTTGGGCCTCAGATCAACAGCCTCAACAAGTTTATCAAACTGATCCGTAACAATAATTATCAAGGCTTCAATCTCAAGGGCTTTGAAAAGGAAGATGACATTGAAAAACTTGGAAAGATTTCCAATGTCCTAGCTAAAAACAGTCAGGTCTTGGTGCAGGTGGTCAAAGAACCCATCTCCACCAAGGGCCCCCGGTTATCCTGTGAGCTCTCCTTAGCCGGTCGCTACTTGGTCTTGGTGCCTTTTGCTGACTCTGTCAGCGTATCTAAAAAGATACGGAGCGCGGAAGAAAGAAAAAGGCTCGTTCGCTTAATTACCTCTATCAAGCCTGCCAATTTTGGAGTCATCATCAGAACAGTAGCTGAAGGACAGTCCGTCACAGAACTGGACAAAGACCTGCGCAACCTGATGACCTCCTGGGAAGATGGCATGAAGAAACTGAACAAAGCCAAGGGTCGCGACAAAATAATAGGAGAAATGAGTATGGCATCCTCGATCATCAGGGACCTACTCAATGAATCATTCGACGCAATCACCGTAGAGGACGAATTGATTTATGATCAAATCAGGTCTTACATCAGATCTATTGCCCCTGAAAAGGAAAAAATTGTTAAGCTTTACAACGGAAAAGCGAAGCTCTTTGAAAGTTTTGGAATCGAAAAGCAAATCAAAAGCTTGTTTGGACAGACAATAAGTCTTCCCCAAGGCGGTTATCTTATTATTGAGCATACCGAAGCCCTTCACGTCATTGACGTCAACAGTGGGAATAAGTCCAATCAGGAAAGTGACCAGGAAAACACTGCATTGAAAACCAACCTGGTTGCAGTAAAAGAAATTGCCAGACAATTACGCCTCCGCGACATGGGAGGCATCATCGTCATTGACTTCATCGACATGAAAAAGGCCGAAAACAAAAAGGTCATCTATGATGCGATGCGAGATGCGATGAAAGATGACCGGTCCAAACATACCGTCCTGCCGTTGACCAAATTCGGTCTGATGCAGATAACGAGGCAGCGCGTGAGACCTGAGGTCAACATTGTCACCAAAGAAACCTGTCCATCCTGTGGTGGTACGGGTAAAATCCAGGCTTCTATCTTAGTGGCCGACCAATTAGAGAAAGATCTCGACCATATTGCTACGATCCAAAACGTTTCAAAAATCCACATCGGATTACACCCTTATCTCTATGCCTACTTCACTCATGGCATCATTTCAAAACGGGTAAGGTGGTTTTTCAAATACTTTAAGTGGGTAAGACTGATCAAAGATTCCTCCCTCCCGGTGACGGAGTACAAATTCCTGGACGAAACAGGAGAAGAAATAGAACTTCAAGTAAAAAGCGAGACCGAATAG
- a CDS encoding HU family DNA-binding protein, whose translation MTKAEVITKISEKTGIQKDDVTQTIEAFFKVVKDSMADGENIYVRGFGSFINKKRAKKIARNISKNTAIVIDEHYVPAFKPSKVFIEKIKNSKKIKEMAPQD comes from the coding sequence GTGACTAAAGCAGAAGTAATCACCAAGATTTCGGAAAAAACTGGAATCCAGAAAGACGATGTAACTCAAACCATTGAGGCATTCTTCAAAGTGGTAAAAGATTCCATGGCGGATGGAGAGAATATTTATGTCAGAGGTTTTGGCAGCTTCATCAACAAAAAGAGAGCTAAGAAAATCGCTAGAAACATCTCCAAAAACACTGCTATCGTGATTGACGAGCACTATGTGCCGGCTTTCAAACCATCCAAAGTGTTTATTGAGAAAATCAAAAACAGCAAAAAAATTAAAGAAATGGCTCCTCAGGATTAA
- a CDS encoding iron chaperone, translating to MIKPDNIETYIQSFPEIAQKKLKEIRGILKSVAPNATEELKWGKPVLIEKRILFSYSAYKHFISFMPTGPTLAHFKEELKNFKTGKDTIQFPYDQALPLDLIKKIAQHRYRDVMENDAKWMY from the coding sequence ATGATCAAGCCCGATAACATAGAAACTTACATTCAATCCTTCCCTGAAATTGCCCAGAAGAAACTGAAGGAAATCCGGGGAATATTGAAATCCGTTGCGCCCAATGCTACGGAAGAACTCAAATGGGGAAAACCGGTTTTGATTGAAAAAAGGATCCTTTTTTCCTATTCTGCCTACAAACATTTCATCAGCTTTATGCCCACTGGCCCAACTTTAGCACATTTCAAGGAAGAATTAAAGAATTTCAAAACCGGTAAAGACACCATTCAGTTCCCCTATGACCAAGCCTTACCCTTAGACCTGATCAAAAAAATTGCCCAGCACAGGTACAGAGACGTTATGGAAAATGATGCCAAGTGGATGTATTGA